In Streptomyces paludis, the genomic stretch ACGACCTCAACACACTCCCGCTGGACCGCGCGATCCTCGCCGCGTTCGCGGAGCGGGTGCGGGCCACCGGTGCCGGGCCCGTCGCCGAGCTGGGGTGTGGCCCCGGGCCGGTGACCGCACATCTGCGGGACCTGGGGCTGGATGTCTCCGGTGTGGACCTGTCTCCGGTGATGATCGGCCTGGCCCGGGAGACATACCCCGACCTACGCTTCGAGACCGGGTCGATGGACGCCTTGGAGATGGCCGACGGCGAGCTGGGCGGCGTTGTGTCCTGGTACTCGGTCATCCACGCTCCGCCGGGTGAAGTCCCTTCGTACTTGGCCGAGTTCCGCCGCGTCCTGGCCGTGGACGGCACACTCCTGCTCGGCTTTTTCGAGTCCGAGGGCGGCCCGGTGACATCGTTCGACCACAAGGTGACGACGGCGTACCGCTGGCCGATCGACGACCTCGCCGGGCTGGCCCGGGAGGCCGGGTTCACCGAGATCGGCCGGATGCTGCGCGAGCCGTGTGAGGGGGAGCGGTTCCGGCGGGGGCATCTGCTGATGCGGGCGCGGTAGCGGTAGCAGTAGCGGTGACGGGCTACCGGGCGTTGTTACGCAGGGCCAGTTCCTCGGCGATACGGGGCAGGAGGGCGGTCCCTCCGGAGGTGGCGAGCGCCTGGTTCTGGCGTACGAACTCCCTGATCCGGCCCTCGTACGCGGCGAAGGCGGCCGAGTGGGCAGCCAGGCCGGTGCGGGCGGAGCGGCCGGCGCGCCCGGCGTGGGAGGGGACGTACGCGCCCACCAGCGCGAGGCTCGAACCCTGCCCCGAGAGGAACGACGGGGCGTGTGCGGCATCCCCGACGAAGGCGACGAGGCCGGTGGACCAGCGGGGCAGATGTATCGTCCACACCGCCGTCGTGGTCGTGGAGGGGTGGTGATCGAGTCCTCGAAGAGGAACTCGACGTCGTGGCGGACGGTGTCGTAGAGGGCGTCGGCGAGATCGCCACGGGGCACTTCGATGTCACGGCCCTCGACACTGCCGGTGAGGGTCGCCGGCCGTAGCGTGGCCACTCGGCCGCCGTTGGCGTCGACGAAAGAGATCTCACGGCTGTCGATGTGCGCCGCCCGGAGCCGCGGGAGGAGGCCCATCC encodes the following:
- a CDS encoding class I SAM-dependent DNA methyltransferase — translated: MDAYDAIAVLYAGLARDDLNTLPLDRAILAAFAERVRATGAGPVAELGCGPGPVTAHLRDLGLDVSGVDLSPVMIGLARETYPDLRFETGSMDALEMADGELGGVVSWYSVIHAPPGEVPSYLAEFRRVLAVDGTLLLGFFESEGGPVTSFDHKVTTAYRWPIDDLAGLAREAGFTEIGRMLREPCEGERFRRGHLLMRAR